A window of the Pseudomonas sp. B21_DOA genome harbors these coding sequences:
- a CDS encoding CoA-transferase subunit beta, translating into MTYTTNEMMTVAAARRLKNGSVCFVGIGLPSKAANLARLTSSPDVVLIYESGPIGAKPSVLPLSIGDGELAETADTVVPTGEIFRYWLQGGRIDVGFLGAAQVDRFGNINTTVVGDYHAPKVRLPGAGGAPEIAGSAKSVLIILKQSARSFVDKLDFITSVGHGEGGDSRKRLGLPGAGPVGIITDLCIMEPEEGTHEFVVTALHPGVTREQVVAATGWAIRFAESVETTAEPTEVELTALRDLEARTAAAHGQAPGEA; encoded by the coding sequence ATGACTTACACCACCAATGAAATGATGACCGTCGCGGCGGCCCGGCGCCTGAAGAACGGCTCGGTATGCTTCGTCGGCATCGGCCTGCCCTCGAAAGCCGCCAACCTTGCGCGCCTGACATCATCGCCGGACGTAGTGCTGATTTACGAATCCGGCCCGATTGGCGCCAAGCCGAGCGTGCTGCCGCTGTCCATCGGTGACGGCGAGCTGGCCGAGACCGCCGACACGGTGGTGCCGACCGGTGAGATTTTTCGCTATTGGCTGCAGGGCGGGCGCATCGACGTCGGTTTCCTCGGCGCCGCGCAGGTCGACCGTTTCGGCAACATCAACACCACCGTGGTCGGCGACTACCACGCGCCGAAAGTGCGTCTGCCGGGTGCCGGTGGCGCGCCGGAGATTGCCGGTTCGGCGAAAAGCGTGCTGATCATCCTTAAACAGTCGGCGCGGTCGTTTGTCGACAAACTCGATTTCATCACCTCGGTCGGTCATGGCGAGGGTGGCGATTCGCGTAAACGTCTGGGCCTGCCGGGCGCAGGGCCGGTGGGCATCATCACCGACCTGTGCATCATGGAACCGGAGGAGGGCACCCACGAATTTGTGGTCACCGCGCTGCATCCGGGCGTGACCCGCGAGCAAGTGGTCGCCGCCACCGGTTGGGCGATCCGTTTTGCCGAATCCGTTGAAACCACCGCTGAGCCGACCGAAGTCGAGCTGACCGCACTGCGTGATCTTGAAGCGCGCACCGCTGCCGCCCACGGTCAGGCGCCGGGAGAAGCATGA
- a CDS encoding MFS transporter: MNQPQSAVGNCLDVQTFINAQPISRYQWRVVILCFLIVFLDGLDTAAMGFIAPALSQDWGIDRASLGPVMSAALIGMVFGALGSGPLADRFGRKVVLVGAVILFGGFSLASAYSTNVEQLLVLRFLTGLGLGAGMPNATTLLSEYTPERKKSLLVTSMFCGFNLGMAGGGFISAKLIPAFGWHALLMIGGILPLILAVVLVFWLPESARYLVVRNRGTDKVRKTLAPIDPVTVAQAASFSVPEQKTVKARNVFAVIFSGTYSTGTLLLWLTYFMGLVIVYLLTSWLPTLMRDSGASMEQAAFIGALFQFGGVLSAVGVGWAMDRFNPHKVIGIFYLLAGVFAYAVGQSLGNITLLATLVLVAGMCVNGAQSAMPSLAARFYPTQGRATGVSWMLGIGRFGAILGAWMGATLLGLGWNFEQVLTALVIPAGLATAAVLIKGMVSHADAT, encoded by the coding sequence ATGAACCAGCCTCAGTCCGCTGTGGGTAACTGCCTCGATGTGCAGACCTTCATCAACGCCCAACCGATCTCGCGCTATCAGTGGCGGGTGGTGATCCTGTGTTTCCTGATCGTATTTCTCGACGGCCTCGACACCGCCGCCATGGGCTTCATCGCCCCGGCGCTGTCGCAAGACTGGGGCATCGACCGCGCCAGCCTCGGCCCGGTAATGAGTGCCGCGCTGATTGGTATGGTCTTCGGCGCGCTCGGCTCCGGCCCGTTGGCTGACCGCTTCGGGCGCAAGGTTGTCCTCGTCGGTGCGGTGATTCTGTTCGGCGGCTTCAGCCTGGCCTCGGCGTACAGCACCAACGTCGAACAACTGCTGGTGTTGCGCTTTCTGACCGGTCTCGGTCTCGGCGCGGGCATGCCCAACGCGACGACGCTGCTTTCGGAATACACACCCGAGCGCAAGAAGTCGCTGCTGGTGACCAGCATGTTCTGCGGCTTCAACCTCGGCATGGCCGGCGGCGGTTTCATCTCCGCGAAGCTGATCCCGGCGTTCGGCTGGCATGCTCTGCTGATGATCGGCGGGATCCTGCCGCTGATCCTCGCCGTGGTATTGGTGTTCTGGCTGCCGGAATCGGCGCGCTACCTGGTGGTGCGCAACCGTGGCACCGACAAAGTACGCAAGACCCTCGCGCCGATCGACCCGGTTACCGTTGCCCAGGCTGCGAGCTTCAGCGTGCCGGAACAGAAGACCGTGAAGGCGCGCAATGTCTTTGCGGTGATCTTCTCCGGCACTTACAGCACCGGCACGCTGCTGTTATGGCTGACCTATTTCATGGGCCTGGTGATTGTGTACCTGCTGACCAGTTGGCTGCCGACGCTGATGCGCGACAGCGGCGCGAGCATGGAGCAGGCCGCGTTCATCGGTGCGTTGTTCCAGTTTGGCGGCGTGTTGAGCGCGGTCGGGGTGGGCTGGGCGATGGACCGCTTCAATCCGCACAAGGTCATCGGCATTTTCTACCTGCTGGCCGGGGTGTTTGCCTACGCCGTGGGGCAGAGCCTGGGCAACATCACCTTGCTGGCGACGCTGGTACTGGTGGCGGGCATGTGCGTCAACGGCGCGCAATCGGCGATGCCATCATTGGCCGCGCGGTTCTACCCGACTCAAGGCCGCGCGACCGGGGTGTCGTGGATGCTCGGCATCGGCCGCTTCGGCGCGATCCTCGGCGCGTGGATGGGCGCAACCTTGCTTGGCCTGGGCTGGAATTTCGAGCAGGTGCTGACCGCACTGGTGATCCCGGCCGGTTTGGCGACGGCGGCGGTGTTGATCAAAGGCATGGTCAGTCATGCGGATGCGACCTGA
- a CDS encoding inorganic phosphate transporter gives MIDLFSGLDAWVLVSLLLALTFVLAFEFINGFHDTANAVATVIYTKAMPPHLAVFFSGVFNFLGVLLGGVGVAYAIVHLLPVELLINVNTGHGLAMVFSLLAAAIAWNLGTWYFGIPASSSHTLIGSILGVGLANALINDIPLRDGVNWQKAIDIGASLVFSPMAGFLIAALVLIGLKWWRPLSKMHKTPEQRRKIDDKKHPPFWNRLVLVISAMAVSFVHGSNDGQKGIGLIMLVLIGIVPAQFVLDLNSTTYQIERTRDATLHLSQFYQRNADSLGEFLALGKSVEGDLPEKFRCNPQQTEPTITALLHTLKGVADYHSLSSDSRIEVRRYLLCLDDTAKKVGKLPGLEAREKADLDKLRKDLTTTTEYAPFWVILAVALALGLGTMVGWKRVVLTIGEKIGKQGMTYSQGMSAQITTASLIGMANIFSLPVSTTHVLSSGVAGTMVANKSGLQGGTVKTILLAWVLTLPATVALSAGLFWLASKALGS, from the coding sequence ATGATCGATTTATTCAGCGGACTGGATGCTTGGGTGCTTGTGAGCCTCTTGCTCGCCCTGACGTTTGTCCTCGCCTTCGAGTTCATCAATGGATTTCATGACACCGCTAACGCGGTAGCCACTGTTATCTACACCAAAGCCATGCCGCCACACCTGGCGGTGTTCTTTTCCGGTGTGTTCAATTTCCTCGGCGTGCTGCTGGGCGGCGTTGGCGTGGCGTATGCCATCGTCCACTTGCTGCCGGTTGAGCTGCTGATCAATGTGAACACCGGCCATGGCCTGGCGATGGTGTTCTCGTTGCTCGCCGCGGCCATCGCCTGGAATTTGGGCACCTGGTACTTCGGTATCCCGGCTTCCAGCTCGCACACCCTGATCGGCTCGATCCTCGGTGTCGGCCTGGCCAACGCGCTGATCAACGACATCCCGTTGAGAGATGGCGTGAACTGGCAGAAAGCGATCGACATCGGCGCCTCGCTGGTGTTCTCGCCGATGGCCGGCTTCCTCATCGCCGCACTGGTGCTGATCGGCCTGAAATGGTGGCGCCCGCTGTCGAAGATGCACAAGACGCCGGAACAGCGCCGCAAGATCGACGACAAAAAGCACCCACCGTTCTGGAACCGTCTGGTCCTGGTGATCTCGGCCATGGCCGTGAGCTTCGTGCACGGTTCCAACGACGGTCAGAAAGGCATCGGCCTGATCATGCTGGTGCTGATCGGCATCGTCCCGGCGCAGTTCGTGCTCGACCTGAACAGCACCACCTACCAGATCGAACGCACCCGCGACGCGACCCTGCACCTGAGCCAGTTCTACCAGCGCAACGCCGATTCGCTGGGCGAGTTCCTGGCACTGGGCAAGAGCGTGGAAGGCGACCTGCCGGAGAAATTCCGCTGCAACCCGCAGCAGACCGAACCGACCATCACCGCCCTGCTGCACACCCTCAAAGGTGTAGCGGACTACCATTCGCTGTCGTCGGACAGCCGCATCGAAGTGCGTCGCTACCTGCTCTGCCTGGACGACACGGCGAAGAAAGTCGGCAAGCTGCCAGGCCTCGAAGCCCGTGAAAAGGCTGACCTCGACAAGCTGCGCAAAGACCTGACCACCACCACTGAATACGCCCCGTTCTGGGTGATTCTGGCGGTCGCCCTGGCACTGGGCCTGGGCACCATGGTCGGCTGGAAGCGCGTAGTGCTGACCATTGGCGAGAAGATCGGCAAGCAGGGCATGACCTATTCCCAGGGCATGTCGGCGCAGATCACCACCGCCAGTTTGATCGGCATGGCCAACATCTTCAGCCTGCCGGTGTCGACCACTCACGTGTTGTCTTCGGGTGTGGCCGGGACCATGGTTGCCAACAAAAGCGGCCTGCAGGGTGGCACGGTCAAGACCATTTTGCTGGCCTGGGTGTTGACCTTGCCAGCGACCGTGGCGCTGTCGGCCGGGTTGTTCTGGTTAGCTTCCAAGGCTTTGGGTAGTTGA
- the pcaG gene encoding protocatechuate 3,4-dioxygenase subunit alpha, with protein sequence MTLYATTSHTVGPYYHIGLTWLNRETLANELTLGERVAITGQVVDGNGDVVNDAMLEVWQANAAGKYDHPEDHQDKPLDPNFEGFGRVPVDAEGRFRFTTIKPGTVPGLKGSTQAPHLVVLVFARGLVKHLLTRIYFEGEPANVADPLLDCVPAERRQTLLAKADASGVYQWNVVLQGTDAETVFFDY encoded by the coding sequence ATGACGCTCTATGCGACCACGTCCCACACCGTCGGGCCGTATTACCACATCGGCCTGACCTGGCTGAACCGCGAAACCCTGGCCAACGAACTGACCCTCGGCGAGCGCGTGGCGATCACCGGCCAGGTGGTGGACGGCAATGGCGATGTCGTCAACGACGCCATGCTCGAAGTCTGGCAGGCCAACGCCGCCGGCAAGTACGACCACCCGGAAGATCACCAGGACAAACCACTCGACCCGAACTTTGAAGGCTTCGGCCGGGTGCCGGTGGACGCCGAAGGGCGCTTCCGTTTCACCACGATCAAACCCGGCACCGTGCCCGGCCTGAAAGGCTCGACTCAGGCGCCGCATCTGGTGGTGTTGGTGTTCGCCCGAGGGTTGGTGAAGCACTTGCTGACGCGGATTTATTTCGAGGGCGAACCGGCGAACGTTGCTGACCCGTTGCTCGATTGTGTGCCGGCGGAGCGTCGCCAGACGTTGCTGGCCAAGGCGGATGCGTCGGGTGTGTACCAGTGGAATGTAGTTCTGCAGGGCACCGATGCCGAGACGGTGTTCTTCGATTATTGA
- a CDS encoding CoA transferase subunit A, which yields MAEILSLHDAVKQFVNDGDTVALEGFTHLIPTAAGHEIIRQGKKDLTLVRMTPDLIYDQLIGAGCARKLIFSWGGNPGVGSLHRLRDAVEKQWPHALEIEEHSHADLANAYVAGASGLPFAVLRAYAGSDLPKVNPLIKTVTCPFTGEVLAAVPSVRPDVTVIHAQKADRKGNVLLWGILGVQKEAALAAKRCIVTVEEIVDDLNAPMNACVLPTWALSAVCHVPGGAHPSYAHGYTERDNRFYQAWDPIARDRETFTAWINEYIHGCADFSEFQAKLAAASEAK from the coding sequence ATGGCTGAGATCCTTTCGCTGCACGACGCGGTGAAGCAATTCGTCAACGACGGCGACACCGTCGCCCTCGAAGGCTTCACTCACCTGATACCTACGGCAGCGGGTCATGAAATCATTCGTCAAGGCAAGAAAGATCTGACGCTGGTGCGGATGACGCCTGACCTGATCTACGACCAACTGATCGGCGCCGGATGTGCGCGCAAACTGATTTTCTCCTGGGGCGGCAACCCGGGTGTGGGCTCGCTGCACCGTTTGCGTGACGCGGTCGAAAAGCAGTGGCCGCACGCGCTGGAAATTGAAGAACACAGCCACGCCGACCTTGCCAACGCTTACGTCGCTGGCGCATCCGGCCTGCCGTTCGCGGTGCTGCGTGCCTACGCCGGCTCCGACCTGCCGAAGGTCAATCCGCTGATCAAAACCGTGACCTGTCCGTTCACCGGCGAAGTGTTAGCGGCAGTGCCATCGGTACGCCCGGACGTCACCGTGATTCACGCGCAGAAAGCCGACCGCAAAGGCAACGTGTTGCTCTGGGGCATTCTCGGCGTGCAGAAAGAAGCGGCGCTGGCGGCCAAGCGCTGCATCGTCACCGTGGAAGAAATCGTCGACGACCTCAATGCACCGATGAACGCTTGCGTACTGCCGACCTGGGCCTTGAGCGCGGTCTGCCATGTGCCGGGTGGCGCGCATCCGTCCTACGCTCACGGTTACACCGAGCGTGACAATCGTTTCTATCAGGCGTGGGACCCGATCGCTCGCGACCGTGAGACGTTTACCGCGTGGATCAACGAATACATCCATGGCTGCGCTGATTTCAGCGAATTCCAGGCCAAATTGGCCGCTGCTTCGGAGGCCAAGTAA